The Nitrospira sp. genome has a segment encoding these proteins:
- a CDS encoding biopolymer transporter ExbD, whose product MNHELNQINVIPLVDVMLVLLVIVLTTATFITTGQIPVDLAKATQAGDRKDVPLVITLTAGGQLYLNDAALPDQGLKAALEPHPRQSLVVVRADKVTILERFVQVVDEVRGLGFGQVSLEVVKS is encoded by the coding sequence ATGAATCATGAGCTGAATCAGATCAACGTCATACCGTTGGTCGACGTCATGTTGGTGCTGCTCGTGATCGTCCTGACGACAGCAACCTTCATTACGACCGGACAGATTCCTGTCGACTTAGCAAAGGCGACTCAAGCCGGGGATCGGAAAGACGTGCCCCTCGTGATTACACTTACAGCCGGTGGACAGCTGTACTTGAACGATGCCGCCCTCCCCGATCAAGGGCTCAAGGCCGCGCTTGAGCCGCATCCCCGGCAGTCGCTGGTGGTCGTCAGGGCCGACAAAGTCACGATCTTGGAGCGTTTCGTCCAGGTTGTGGATGAAGTGCGGGGGCTCGGATTCGGCCAAGTCAGCCTTGAGGTGGTGAAATCGTGA
- a CDS encoding TonB family protein: MTTLSITHPLYERHRWHGWICSVAFHSLMAASAAALLSEIQLPLPEESFAWNVAMVEPPPQPQAAPRPELQPQQPPRKPAIAESRPRPPQPAVEPVQRQAVQEMRPAQQMVQRQVAHIVQTTSPVTTVNQTATVVTQAVQQYDVPSQSIAPVATQSHAVQEASAIATAAQAVTEAAVTRPLAETSVERPAIQAVAEPAAQQTQQIVTRQAAEPVSDRASADSHETPPAIPQEHLVAQLTPTKAVPTTKADYGWLMRALMGRVEQLKNYPHLARLNRWEGKVVLRAVIRDDGQVLAIDVQESSGRSILDDAAIETLRNASPLKLEHPLGKPQVAILMPISYSLRR, encoded by the coding sequence GTGACGACTCTCAGCATCACCCATCCGCTTTATGAGCGACACCGCTGGCACGGATGGATCTGCTCCGTCGCTTTTCACAGTCTGATGGCAGCCAGCGCCGCGGCGCTGCTCTCTGAAATTCAGTTGCCGCTGCCCGAAGAATCGTTCGCCTGGAATGTGGCAATGGTGGAACCACCGCCTCAACCCCAAGCGGCCCCGCGTCCAGAGTTGCAGCCGCAACAACCCCCTCGAAAACCCGCGATCGCCGAATCTCGCCCCCGGCCCCCGCAACCGGCGGTCGAGCCGGTACAACGGCAGGCGGTTCAGGAAATGCGCCCTGCTCAGCAGATGGTTCAGCGCCAGGTCGCCCACATCGTTCAAACAACCAGCCCTGTGACAACCGTCAATCAAACAGCGACTGTCGTCACGCAGGCGGTTCAGCAATATGACGTCCCCAGCCAATCCATCGCCCCGGTCGCGACCCAGAGCCACGCAGTCCAGGAAGCTTCCGCCATCGCCACGGCGGCTCAGGCGGTCACCGAAGCCGCTGTGACCAGGCCACTGGCGGAAACCTCCGTCGAACGACCAGCGATCCAAGCTGTAGCCGAACCGGCGGCCCAGCAGACTCAACAGATCGTGACCCGACAGGCAGCCGAACCGGTCAGCGACCGCGCGTCCGCCGATAGTCACGAAACTCCGCCCGCCATCCCGCAAGAGCACCTCGTCGCACAATTGACGCCGACTAAAGCGGTCCCGACCACAAAAGCCGACTATGGATGGCTGATGAGGGCACTGATGGGACGGGTTGAGCAATTGAAAAATTACCCTCACCTGGCGAGATTGAACAGATGGGAAGGGAAAGTGGTATTACGAGCGGTCATCCGGGACGACGGGCAGGTATTAGCCATTGACGTACAGGAAAGCTCCGGTCGTTCGATTCTCGACGATGCCGCCATCGAAACCTTGCGCAACGCCTCCCCGCTCAAGCTTGAACATCCGCTCGGGAAGCCGCAGGTTGCTATTTTAATGCCGATCAGTTACTCGTTGAGACGATAG
- a CDS encoding PepSY domain-containing protein: MTTRRHRARALTSVALISGLLGVGGTLLFPTGSDALDRDTQEIEVSAVGPQEKLKWARATKVSLTDAIRTALARTPGLAIQATLESLKGRLMYEIEIVTGDGAVVEVFVDPQTGNIIDSGGTK, from the coding sequence ATGACGACACGACGGCACCGTGCCAGAGCATTGACGAGTGTAGCCCTAATCAGCGGGCTCCTGGGGGTCGGGGGCACTCTGCTATTTCCGACCGGATCTGACGCTCTTGACAGGGACACGCAGGAGATTGAAGTCTCCGCCGTCGGCCCTCAAGAAAAGCTTAAGTGGGCGCGCGCGACGAAGGTGTCGCTTACGGATGCGATCCGGACCGCCCTCGCCCGTACTCCCGGGCTGGCCATCCAGGCTACTTTGGAGTCGCTGAAAGGGCGGCTTATGTACGAAATCGAAATAGTCACGGGAGACGGGGCGGTCGTCGAAGTGTTCGTCGACCCTCAAACTGGCAATATCATTGACTCGGGAGGAACGAAGTGA